The window ATTTCCATTCACTTTTAGCTGCTTCATGGAAGTAAAGACTAGTGTATACACAAGCAGTCTGCGTAGAACAATTACGGACACGTTTACACACAAGTTCTACCTACCCAGCCACCGTTGTGCAGAAGCCATTCTCCGTGCTCCTCGCTGAGGTAGCGAGCGATCGTCTCCGCTAACCTTCTGTTGCTGACGTCCACTCCCCGGGATGAGAGCTCGCTCGCTAGCATTCCTGCGAATGCAAAAAGCGCTACGACTCTTCCCCAGTTCAACTGTCCGTCATGCGCCAGCGCTGCCATGGTCTGCTTCAGACTGGTCAGGAAGTCGGGTTCAGAGTTGTCCAAGAAGTTCTGCACTAAGGTTTGAAATGTTGACCGATGTTGCCTCTCCGTTTGCTTCGCCAGTTGTCTCATGGCTTTGGCTGACTCGCTTGGAGGGTCTTGCCGGATCCCAGTGCAGAAACCCACATAATCCTTTGCCACCAGCAAGGTCTCCCTCTCCAATGGGCTGgacattttctacaaaaacacaaaaaagcacaacgCACAGTGGCTTTAATGCTGGCTACGCTTCCTCGGCACAATACTTAACGCCAGCTACTGGAAACACTTCAGTTACGCGCTTAAAATTACTACAAGATCACCTTGTGTGCTGTATACCATGTTAACACAGCAACGGCCCCTTGCACTCTGATATAATCATCAGTAGCAAAACCTGCGattaatactttgtttttattcaacgCACTTAAAGGATTCAACTCCTTTACCGCAAATTAACAGGGTAAATACCTACGGTGAAGTGCTACAAAACTACCTGTTTCGTGAATGCTGTGCTAGACAGCTATAGCTGCTTCATGAGTTCAGTGAAGTGAACTAACCAgcaacatttttgattttactgCAGGGCACAGAACAGGTtggaacacatttacacattatttcagcatttgATAGCATCTGCAGCTCTTTTTCCACTTCACATTGGAACATGGAAAACCATCCTCTTCACGCCACAGCAATTGGAGATCAGCAGCAAGTCCTTGAAATATGTAAGAAACTTGAACAATTCAATGAATAGCAGCACTACTTCTAAGGTGATCACATGAACACCAATCACATATGGCTTCAGAGATGGCACTGTACTCACTTTTACACTGTTCTTTCGGCACCCCTAGAAGTCTCTTTTTGACAATGTAATGATTGATGTCCTCAACTATGTCTTTCCCACTAAAGAACAAGACGATATTCCATATAATGCtaaaacacaacagcacagcGGTAGTAACAGTTGTCCTCAAAAGATGAGCACACAAGTCTCTTAATGggctaattttttaattaaatcaaaaagAATAACAAGTGAAGAAATATATACATCTGCAGGGAAAATACAGGAAAGCTGCTTGACTAATGCCAGCTGATTTTGACCATAGTAGTTAAAGCTGGAACTAGAACGTCATAAAAAATTCCAAAACTGGTCAGAAatcaagaattaaaaaaaaaaaaaacaaacaattatgaCAACGAATACATTTGACTTTTGCTAGGATCAGAACATGATCCTTCAGGCAAAAAACAGCCGAAGCAAGGACCCCAGAGGAAGTCTTCCAGGGCGAAGAAGGGCGGCTATCCCTGCAATGCTCGCAACGGAGACTGCAAAGAAAGCGTTCCTCAGGAACAACCCCAAGTCCGCACCTCTCACCATGTGGAAAAAGGATAGGAAGCCGACCTACACAAGAGACAAACAAAATGCCAAGTAAGTGTGGTTATTCCTGAACAAAATCAATTGATTCCAAGTCAGAAATACTTGCTGTACACATTGGAAACTACGGTCGGTGTAGGAATGTTTGTGGGTTTAGAACAATAAAGCATCATAATGCATGTCAGACGTGCGCTGAGAGACTCTTGCCACATGGTGAAAATTGTTACACATCCGCACTGCTTTCTTAATTTCGACCTACATACAGCAACCACAAGAAAGGTTTGTTAAAGAAGTTTTGTGATCGTTTACCACAAGCAGAACCACTGCCGATTTCCATTCACTTTTAGCTGCTTCATGGAAGTAAAGACTAGTGTATACACAAGCAGTCTGCGTAGAACAATTACGGACATGTTTACACACAAGTTCTACCTACCCAGCCACCGTTGTGCAGAAGCCATTCTCCGTGCTCCTCGCTGAGGTAGCGAGCGATCGTCTCCGCTAACCTTCTGTTGCTGACGTCCACTCCCCGGGATGAGAGCTCGCTCGCTAGCATTCCTGCGAATGCAAAAAGCGCTACGACTCTTCCCCAGTTCAACTGTCCGTCATGCGCCAGCGCTGCCATGGTCTGCTTCAGACTGGTCAGGAAGTCGGGTTCAGAGTTGTCCAAGAAGTTCTGCACTAAGGTTTGAAATGTTGACCGATGTTGCCTCTCCGTTTGCTTCGCCAGTTGTCTCATGGCTTTGGCTGACTCGCTTGGAGGGTCTTGCCGGATCCCAGTGCAGAAACCCACATAATCCTTTGCCACCAGCAAGGTCTCCCTCTCCAATGGGCTGgacattttctacaaaaacacaaaaaagcacaacgCACAGTGGCTTTAATGCTGGCTACGCTTCCTCGGCACAATACTTAACGCCAGCTACTGGAAACACTTCAGTTACGCGCTTAAAATTACTACAAGATCACCTTGTGTGCTGTATACCATGTTAACACAGCAACGGCCCCTTGCACTCTGATATAATCATCAGTAGCAAAACCTGCGattaatactttgtttttattcaacgCACTTAAAGGATTCAACTCCTTTACCGCAAATTAACAGGGtaaaatacccccccccccccccccccaaggcacCACACAGTAGGGTGCATTTCTTGGAACTTGAACCTACAAACTTCAGGTTTCTTGAgcctgtccttaaccacttatACTACCTTCTTGTATTACACTTAATCATTAAAACCAACACATTTTGGTTCTACTATATAATAAAGGCAACTTACCACTttttatatgcatttcttttacCGCGCAGAAATACGGTTTAAACGGCACACTTGTACAAAAGTACCtgttaatatatacatatatataaacgcTTCGCTAGACAAGTACAGTATGAGTATTAATATTTACTaaccacacaaaacacaggtgCCAGTAGGACTTGAAGTAAATGAAGCGGGAGTTCGATTTTACTGGACACAGACAGaacaacagaacacatttcacCACCTGATTATATTTGCTTCTCTTTGCAGCTCCAAATTTCAAACAAACACGAGGACCACGGGTGAACTCAGAAAACTGTTTtcgtttttttgtaaaaatgtagttgAACTTGAAGAAGGTTCGAGAAACTTCAAACCAGTTAGTGTTTGAGAAGCCCTGCGCTGACGATGGATAACTACAGTATCTAACGCCGGTGTTTTAATACATCAtagatgttaaataaatatgatggggaaaaaaagaacttagAGCACTAAATGTGTTCACGAGCAGGCAGGATTTCTGAACCCTCcaatgttacagtaaaacactCGGTAAGAAGGCGAAAGGCGAATGACCGTTAGTTACGTTAAACGGTCCGCCGGCGCGCGCTCCGCTTCAGAGAAGCCTGACGGGACTCAGCGCGCGCCGGAGCCGCGAAAACTGAGAAACTCGCGGAAAATCCGTCATTTATTGGGCGACTTGCAGCAGAACGTTGTTTTTAACTAATTATTATAATACCATTGATTGGTCAGTTTAAAACAGACACCCACCAGAACAGAAATCAAATGGCGTCGAACTCACGATGCGCGGCGCCTCAGAGCTCACACCTGTAGCTCAGCCTTTCGCGACAGTGAATATATACACTCACCTCCCGGGCTCCTATTAAATACGAGTGCTGAACGTTCCAAGCGAGGACATGACGCAATAATTGTTACCGTGGTTACCACGGCCTTCGTTCTATTCGAACGAACGATTGTTAACGTTCTCTGAAAACTTATTTGCTCCTCCAAGTCAGTTAGTTCTCCTGTGGCCAACGGTGGCTGTGAAAATGATGACCATTCCAGAGAGTCTAGAAATACTGTATCTGAATCATATAATACACGAAAACgggctaaataaaaatgtcacaattttaTCAGACACAGGTTTTCATAACACAATAACAATTCGAGGTACAACACAGGAACTGTTATTTGTTGGTGATGTAGCATCTTCctgcaaaaaatgaaagaaatcacGTTATTTGTTCTACAGCATTAGAACCCCAATGAGTGTTCAATATTGATTTAATTCCTCACTAAAAAGTTcaggttcaaggtttattgtcacagGTACAAGTACcctgtacaagtaccatgaaatccTTGTCcgagtgcttctccacaaactatgaacaaaaaaataatagataatactgcacaaaacaacaacaataaataacaatagacagccagagtacttaaaactgagaatacttGAAGTAACAATGTAATGAGCTGATGTGCTCggagggaacagtccaactctagtgaAGTTTGAA of the Scleropages formosus chromosome 7, fSclFor1.1, whole genome shotgun sequence genome contains:
- the LOC114910960 gene encoding anti-apoptotic protein NR13-like; translated protein: MSSPLERETLLVAKDYVGFCTGIRQDPPSESAKAMRQLAKQTERQHRSTFQTLVQNFLDNSEPDFLTSLKQTMAALAHDGQLNWGRVVALFAFAGMLASELSSRGVDVSNRRLAETIARYLSEEHGEWLLHNGGWVGFLSFFHMVRGADLGLFLRNAFFAVSVASIAGIAALLRPGRLPLGSLLRLFFA
- the LOC114910959 gene encoding anti-apoptotic protein NR13-like isoform X2, giving the protein MSSPLERETLLVAKDYVGFCTGIRQDPPSESAKAMRQLAKQTERQHRSTFQTLVQNFLDNSEPDFLTSLKQTMAALAHDGQLNWGRVVALFAFAGMLASELSSRGVDVSNRRLAETIARYLSEEHGEWLLHNGGWVGFLSFFHMVRGADLGLFLRNAFFAVSVASIAGIAALLRPGRLPLGSLLRLFFA
- the LOC114910959 gene encoding anti-apoptotic protein NR13-like isoform X1, whose product is MCSVVLSVSSKIELPLHLLQVLLAPVFCVKMSSPLERETLLVAKDYVGFCTGIRQDPPSESAKAMRQLAKQTERQHRSTFQTLVQNFLDNSEPDFLTSLKQTMAALAHDGQLNWGRVVALFAFAGMLASELSSRGVDVSNRRLAETIARYLSEEHGEWLLHNGGWVGFLSFFHMVRGADLGLFLRNAFFAVSVASIAGIAALLRPGRLPLGSLLRLFFA